A single window of Eleginops maclovinus isolate JMC-PN-2008 ecotype Puerto Natales chromosome 19, JC_Emac_rtc_rv5, whole genome shotgun sequence DNA harbors:
- the LOC134881651 gene encoding zinc finger protein 862-like, with translation MDEKKGLDLGSTYRNEKSCKEFLVAIAEITRLAIEDKVKSAKFITIMSDGSTDVSATEQEIVYLHFAVDGKTHCNFLGLVQCDKPDANGIYDAIMQAVKLPGIPKEEMMKKIVGFAGDGAAVNTGKKAGVIALMRERISGDILMVQCMAHRVELAFKEAMKQASLFIKVYVLLDALYKLYRIPKQAAGLKAAFSTTNISKIWPVRVGGTRWVSHTHTALQNMLRGYRAIVLHLSQVATTRTASGMQAKAKGLLKTLRSKDAMTFAHFLSDILAVLSKLSKTLQQREVCTYHVHEALKATMTSINKFKDRAGPEQRKLQQGDCNSFEGQTLTGVDHSSGQIEKVVEAWEVKSSKLQK, from the exons ATGGATGAGAAGAAGGGCCTGGATCTCGGCAGCacctacagaaatgaaaagagctgtaaggagtttttggttgctatagcCGAAATCACCCGTCTAGCAATTGAAGACAAGGTAAAGAGTGCTAAGTTTATCACAATAATGTCCGACGGATCAACAGATGTCTCTGCCACTGAACAAGAGATTGTTTACTTGCACTTTGCAGTGGATGGCAAGACTCACTGCAATTTCCTTGGACTTGTACAGTGTGACAAACCAGATGCCAATGGCATCTATGATGCTATAATGCAAGCTGTAAAGCTCCCGGGGATCCcaaaggaagaaatgatgaagaagattgTGGGATTTGCTGGCGATGGGGCGGCTGTCAACACCGGGAAAAAGGCTGGGGTGATCGCTCTCATGCGGGAAAGAATCAGTGGAGACATACTGATGGTGCAGTGCATGGCCCATAGGGTGGAATTGGCCTTCAAAGAAGCCATGAAACAAGCCTCTTTGTTCATCAAAGTCTATGTCCTCCTGGATGCTCTGTACAAGCTTTACAGGATCCCTAAACAGGCCGCTggtttgaaggcagctttcagTACCACCAACATCTCCAAGATCTGGCCTGTCCGAGTTGGAGGAACGCGCTGGGTTAGCCATACCCACACAGCACTGCAAAACATGTTGCGTGGTTACCGTGCAATTGTTCTTCATCTCAGTCAA gTTGCCACCACCAGGACAGCTAGTGGTATGCAAGCAAAGGCAAAAGGTCTCCTGAAAACGCTGCGCTCCAAAGATGCCATGACTTTTGCCCACTTCCTAAGTGACATTCTGGCCGTTCTCTCCAAACTGTCGAagacgctgcagcagagagaagtttgtACCTATCATGTACATGAAGCACTGAAGGCCACAATGACCAGCATCAACAAATTCAAGGACCG GGCAGGACCTGAGCAGCGGAAACTCCAGCAGGGAGACTGTAACTCCTTTGAAGGTCAGACCCTAACAGGGGTAGACCACTCTTCAGGCCAGATTGAGAAGGTCGTTGAGGCATGGGAGGTGAAGTCCTCAAAGCTACAAAAATAG